The Thermococcus sp. 21S9 genomic sequence AGAAGTTACACTTAAGTGTCTTGACTGCGGCAACGTCTGGATACTCACTTTGCCAAAGCTTGTGAAGATTCCTCTCATTGTTAGCAAGCACGAGAGAAGCTTCAAAGCT encodes the following:
- a CDS encoding HVO_0476 family zinc finger protein; translated protein: MEFECPECGSENVEVIKERGREVTLKCLDCGNVWILTLPKLVKIPLIVSKHERSFKA